From Suncus etruscus isolate mSunEtr1 chromosome 6, mSunEtr1.pri.cur, whole genome shotgun sequence, one genomic window encodes:
- the SFN gene encoding 14-3-3 protein sigma — MERASLIQKAKLAEQAERYEDMAAYMKSAVEKGEELSCEERNLLSVAYKNVVGGQRAAWRVLSSIEQKGHEEGSEEKGPEVKEYREKVETELRGVCDTVLGLLDSHLIKEAGDAESRVFYLKMKGDYFRYLAEVATGDDKKRIIDSARSAYQEAMDISKKEMPPTNPIRLGLALNFSVFHYEIANSPEEAISLAKTTFDEAMADLHTLSEDSYKDSTLIMQLLRDNLTLWTADNTGEEGGEAPEEPQS; from the coding sequence ATGGAGAGAGCCAGTCTGATCCAGAAGGCCAAGTTGGCAGAGCAGGCCGAGCGTTATGAGGACATGGCAGCCTACATGAAGAGCGCTGTGGAGAAGGGCGAGGAGCTCTCCTGCGAGGAGCGGAACCTGCTCTCCGTGGCCTACAAGAACGTGGTCGGTGGTCAGCGGGCTGCCTGGAGGGTCTTGTCCAGCATTGAGCAGAAAGGCCATGAAGAGGGCTCAGAAGAGAAGGGCCCCGAGGTGAAAGAGTACCGGGAGAAGGTGGAAACGGAGCTGCGGGGTGTGTGCGACACCGTGCTGGGCCTGCTGGATAGCCACCTCATCAAGGAGGCTGGGGACGCGGAAAGCCGGGTCTTCTACCTGAAAATGAAGGGCGACTACTTCCGCTACCTGGCTGAGGTGGCCACGGGGGACGACAAGAAGCGCATCATCGACTCAGCTCGCTCTGCCTACCAGGAGGCCATGGACATCAGCAAGAAGGAGATGCCGCCCACCAACCCCATTCGCCTGGGCCTGGCCCTGAACTTTTCCGTCTTCCACTATGAGATCGCCAACAGCCCGGAGGAGGCCATCTCACTGGCCAAGACCACCTTCGACGAGGCCATGGCTGACCTGCACACCCTCAGCGAGGACTCCTACAAGGACAGCACCCTCATCATGCAGCTGCTGCGAGACAACCTGACGCTGTGGACGGCGGACAACACGGGGGAAGAAGGGGGTGAGGCTCCAGAGGAGCCCCAGAGCTGA